A region of the Pseudomonas sp. TH06 genome:
CGTCGGTCTATGAAGCGACCCTGAAAAGCGCTGAAGCCAATCTGCGTTCGACCAAGTCGATCTCCGACCGCTACAAGCAACTGGTCGACGAGCAGGCCGTGAGCCGTCAGGAATACGACACCGCCGTGTCCAACCGCCTGCAATCGGAAGCCTCGTTGCAGAGCGCGCAGATCAACGTGCGTTACACCAAGGTTTACGCGCCGATCTCCGGTCGTATCGGTCGTTCTTCAGTGACCGAAGGTGCACTGGTCAGCAATGGCCAGACCGATGCCATGGCGACGATCCAGCAACTGGACCCGATCTACGTCGACGTGACGCAGTCTTCGGTTGAACTGCTGGAACTGCGCCGCGAACTGGAAAGCGGTCGTCTGCAAAAGGCCGGTGACACTTCGGCTGCGGTCAAGCTGACCCTGGAAGACGGCAGCCAGTACAAGCTCGACGGTAAGCTGGAATTCTCCGAAGTGTCGGTCGACCCGACTACCGGTTCCGTGACCCTGCGCGCCGTGTTCCCGAACCCGGATCACACCCTGCTGCCGGGCATGTTCGTCCGCGCCCAGTTGCAGGCCGGCGTCAACGCCGCGGCCATTCTGGCGCCGCAGCAAGGCGTGACTCGTGACCTCAAAGGCACCCCGACCGCGCTGGTCGTCGGCGCCGACAACAAGGTCGAACTGCGTCAGCTCAAGGCCAGCCGCACCGTCGGCAGCCAGTGGCTGATCGAAGATGGCTTGAAAGCCGGCGATCGCCTGATCACCGAGGGGCTGCAATACGTGCGCCCTGGTGTTCAGGTAAACCCGACCGAAGCCACCAATGTCGCGAAAAAGAACCCGGCCCCCGCTCAGGCAGCTGACAAAGCCGCTGGCGGCAAAGGGGAGTAACTCATGTCAAAATTCTTCATCGACCGTCCGATTTTCGCCTGGGTAATTGCCCTGGTGATCATGCTGGTCGGGGCACTTTCGATCCTGAAACTGCCGATCAACCAGTACCCGAGCATTGCGCCACCGGCCATTGCGATCTCCGTGACCTACCCGGGCGCTTCGGCGCAAACCGTGCAGGACACCGTGGTACAGGTGATCGAGCAACAGCTCAACGGTATCGACAACTTGCGTTATGTGTCCTCGGAAAGTAACTCCGACGGCAGCATGACCATCACCGCGACCTTCGAGCAAGGCACCAACTCCGACACCGCGCAGGTACAGGTTCAGAACAAGCTGAACCTGGCCACCCCGCTGTTGCCGCAGGAAGTGCAGCAACAAGGTATCCGTGTGACCAAGGCAGTGAAAAACTTCCTCTTGGTGATCGGTGTTGTATCGCGTGACGGCAGCATGACCAAGGACGACCTGTCCAACTACATCGTGTCGAACATGCAGGACCCGATCTCGCGGACCGCCGGTGTCG
Encoded here:
- the emhA gene encoding efflux RND transporter periplasmic adaptor subunit EmhA, whose product is MQFKPAVTALVTAVALASLLSGCKKEEAAPAAPPPQVGVVTLQPQAFTLTSELPGRTSAYRIAEVRPQVNGIILKRLFKEGGDVKAGQQLYQIDPSVYEATLKSAEANLRSTKSISDRYKQLVDEQAVSRQEYDTAVSNRLQSEASLQSAQINVRYTKVYAPISGRIGRSSVTEGALVSNGQTDAMATIQQLDPIYVDVTQSSVELLELRRELESGRLQKAGDTSAAVKLTLEDGSQYKLDGKLEFSEVSVDPTTGSVTLRAVFPNPDHTLLPGMFVRAQLQAGVNAAAILAPQQGVTRDLKGTPTALVVGADNKVELRQLKASRTVGSQWLIEDGLKAGDRLITEGLQYVRPGVQVNPTEATNVAKKNPAPAQAADKAAGGKGE